In one window of Microbacterium natoriense DNA:
- a CDS encoding FtsB family cell division protein, with amino-acid sequence MREWASGIRLSAFSVIMLSLVVLGAWVLVPTMGTFIDQRQKIAALEASIQVSHDEIAALEKERERWDDPAYITTQARERLYYVKPGEVVYLVDNDLDPAALPREQEPVSDTLEEKPADWMPQLLRTLTAAGLSQTAVPAQ; translated from the coding sequence GTGCGCGAGTGGGCCTCGGGTATCCGTCTGTCCGCCTTCTCGGTGATCATGCTGTCGCTGGTCGTGCTCGGCGCCTGGGTGCTCGTGCCCACGATGGGGACGTTCATCGACCAGAGGCAGAAGATCGCCGCCCTCGAAGCGTCGATCCAGGTCTCGCACGACGAGATCGCGGCGCTCGAGAAGGAGCGCGAGCGGTGGGACGATCCTGCGTACATCACGACCCAAGCGCGCGAGCGGCTGTACTACGTCAAGCCCGGCGAGGTCGTGTACCTCGTCGACAACGACCTCGATCCTGCCGCTCTGCCACGCGAGCAGGAGCCGGTGAGCGACACCCTCGAAGAGAAGCCAGCCGACTGGATGCCGCAGTTGCTGCGAACGCTCACCGCCGCGGGTCTCAGCCAGACGGCCGTCCCCGCGCAGTGA
- a CDS encoding DUF501 domain-containing protein translates to MTTPPFAAPTPAELAVVSAQLGRPARGVVGIAARCACGNPTVVATTPRLPDGTPFPTFYYLTHPAATAAMSTLEATQVMPELAALLADDEDIAAAYLAAHHAYLGDRAEFGEVPEIDGISAGGMPSRVKCLHALAGHALAAGPGVNPIGDAALARSAWSPAVCRCEEPGAALREAPDA, encoded by the coding sequence GTGACCACGCCGCCCTTCGCCGCCCCCACTCCCGCCGAGCTCGCCGTCGTCTCCGCGCAGCTCGGGCGCCCCGCGCGCGGCGTCGTCGGCATCGCGGCGCGCTGTGCGTGCGGCAACCCCACCGTGGTCGCGACCACCCCTCGTCTGCCCGACGGCACGCCGTTCCCGACGTTCTACTACCTCACGCACCCGGCTGCGACCGCAGCGATGTCGACTCTCGAGGCGACTCAGGTGATGCCGGAGCTGGCGGCGCTCCTCGCCGACGACGAGGACATCGCCGCGGCCTATCTCGCCGCGCATCACGCCTATCTCGGCGACCGCGCCGAGTTCGGCGAGGTTCCCGAGATCGACGGCATCTCGGCCGGCGGCATGCCCTCGCGCGTGAAGTGCCTGCACGCCCTCGCCGGTCATGCGCTGGCGGCAGGGCCGGGTGTGAACCCGATCGGCGACGCGGCGCTCGCTCGCTCGGCCTGGTCGCCGGCTGTCTGCCGCTGCGAGGAGCCGGGTGCGGCGCTGCGTGAGGCACCGGACGCATGA
- a CDS encoding S8 family serine peptidase, with protein sequence MTVRRMLRAVVAVAAVAASVLITGAAATPGPVPDDLTDPVRASEYWLDAAHIREAWQTTRGEGATIAVIDTGIAKVPGAFDGAVADGTDVSGSGTSDGRTPLGAIDGNHGSWVASLAAARGSAEGTGMIGVAPEAKLLSISVGFGAAASVPFSEQIAKGMRWAVDHGADVINLSFTTNTLDWDQSWDDAFLYAFEHDVVVVVAAGNRGSGTNIIGAPATIPGVLTVGGVDQTGVASLEASTQGITIGVSAPSEGLIGMSADGTLASWNGTSGAAPIVAGVAALVRSAHPDMTAANVINRIIKTATPAAGMTAVPDPLYGYGLLNAQAAVTADVPSVDKNPMGDLAEWVRLFRRAQTEPLPEPTATPIAIPPLPAADAPAEATSPLLPSADSLRYGTLPLIALTVPGILVALGVTAAARRIRSARARTPHS encoded by the coding sequence ATGACCGTGCGGCGGATGCTGCGCGCCGTCGTCGCTGTGGCGGCGGTGGCGGCATCCGTCCTGATCACCGGCGCTGCGGCGACACCGGGCCCGGTCCCCGACGACCTCACTGATCCCGTGCGGGCCAGCGAGTACTGGCTCGACGCGGCGCACATCCGCGAGGCCTGGCAGACGACGCGCGGTGAGGGCGCGACGATCGCGGTCATCGACACGGGCATCGCCAAGGTCCCGGGGGCCTTCGACGGCGCTGTCGCCGACGGCACCGACGTGTCGGGCAGCGGTACTTCCGATGGACGGACACCGCTGGGCGCGATCGACGGCAATCACGGCTCGTGGGTGGCGTCGCTCGCCGCCGCGCGGGGATCCGCGGAAGGAACCGGGATGATCGGCGTCGCGCCGGAGGCGAAGCTGCTGTCGATCTCGGTCGGCTTCGGCGCGGCAGCATCCGTTCCGTTCTCCGAGCAGATCGCCAAGGGCATGCGCTGGGCGGTCGACCACGGCGCCGATGTGATCAATCTCTCATTCACGACGAACACGCTGGACTGGGATCAGAGCTGGGACGACGCGTTCCTCTACGCCTTCGAGCACGACGTGGTGGTCGTCGTGGCTGCAGGCAACCGGGGGAGCGGCACCAACATCATCGGCGCACCCGCCACGATCCCCGGCGTCCTCACGGTCGGCGGAGTCGATCAGACCGGCGTCGCGAGCCTTGAAGCCTCCACGCAGGGGATCACGATCGGCGTGTCCGCACCCAGCGAGGGACTCATCGGAATGTCGGCCGACGGCACCCTTGCGTCGTGGAACGGGACCAGCGGCGCCGCGCCCATCGTGGCAGGCGTCGCGGCGCTCGTCCGCTCCGCGCACCCGGACATGACCGCAGCCAACGTCATCAACCGCATCATCAAGACGGCCACGCCCGCGGCGGGCATGACCGCGGTGCCCGATCCGCTGTACGGCTACGGCCTGCTGAACGCCCAGGCCGCCGTGACCGCCGACGTGCCCTCGGTCGACAAGAATCCGATGGGCGACCTCGCCGAATGGGTTCGGCTGTTCCGCCGTGCACAGACCGAACCGCTTCCCGAGCCCACGGCGACCCCGATCGCGATACCGCCGCTCCCGGCTGCCGATGCCCCCGCCGAGGCCACCTCGCCCCTCCTTCCCAGCGCCGATTCACTGCGTTACGGTACCCTTCCGCTCATCGCGCTCACAGTCCCTGGTATCCTGGTAGCGCTTGGCGTCACCGCAGCTGCCCGGCGCATCCGATCGGCGCGCGCTCGCACGCCACATTCCTGA
- a CDS encoding NAD(P)/FAD-dependent oxidoreductase, whose product MPKILIVGGGYAGFYTAWKLEKHLRKGEAEVTMVDPLPYMTYQPFLPEVAAGSIEARHSVVAHRRHLKRTNVLTAKVTGIDHANKVATITPPIGESYEFAYDHIVVTAGAVSRTFPIPGIADNAIGLKTIEEAVAIRDRLMSNFDKAASVPAGPERDRLLTVIVVGGGFAGIEVFAELRSLASSLLSKYPQLTFEDTHFHLIEAMGRIMPEVSLKTSEWVLKDLAKRGANVHLDTQLTGAIDGNVELSTGEVIPTDLIVWTAGVMANPTVVRGGDLPVEERGRIQTRADLRVGTADEFVEGAWAAGDVSAVPDLSGGGVGGMCVPNAQHAVRQAKLLAKNLVAVLRGEEPKEYFHKNMGAVAGLGLYNGVFQSGKIALKGFVAWVAHRGYHGLAMPTWERKFRVIWGWWNNLWLGRDLVNLQTVQNPRYVFEEFAARPRPAADAAPAAPKADAPAKAEEKKPEPAAAK is encoded by the coding sequence GTGCCCAAGATTCTGATCGTCGGTGGAGGCTACGCAGGCTTCTACACCGCGTGGAAGCTGGAGAAGCACCTTCGCAAGGGTGAAGCCGAAGTGACCATGGTCGACCCGCTGCCGTACATGACGTACCAGCCGTTCCTCCCCGAGGTCGCCGCAGGCTCGATCGAGGCGCGTCATTCGGTGGTGGCGCACCGTCGCCACCTCAAGCGCACCAACGTTCTCACCGCGAAGGTGACGGGCATCGATCACGCGAACAAGGTCGCCACGATCACGCCTCCGATCGGCGAGTCGTACGAGTTCGCGTACGACCACATCGTCGTCACGGCCGGCGCGGTGTCGCGCACCTTCCCGATCCCGGGCATCGCCGACAACGCGATCGGGCTCAAGACGATCGAAGAGGCCGTCGCGATCCGCGACCGCCTGATGTCGAACTTCGACAAGGCGGCCTCCGTGCCCGCCGGGCCCGAGCGCGACCGTCTTCTGACCGTCATCGTCGTCGGCGGCGGCTTCGCCGGCATCGAGGTCTTCGCCGAGCTGCGCTCTCTCGCCTCCTCGCTCCTGTCGAAGTACCCGCAGCTGACCTTCGAGGACACGCACTTCCACCTCATCGAGGCCATGGGCCGCATCATGCCCGAGGTGTCGCTGAAGACCAGCGAGTGGGTCCTCAAGGATCTCGCCAAGCGCGGCGCCAACGTGCACCTCGACACGCAGCTCACCGGTGCGATCGACGGCAACGTCGAACTCTCCACGGGCGAGGTCATCCCGACCGACCTCATCGTCTGGACGGCCGGCGTCATGGCGAACCCGACCGTCGTCCGCGGCGGAGACCTCCCCGTCGAGGAGCGCGGTCGCATCCAGACCCGCGCCGACCTCCGCGTCGGCACGGCCGACGAGTTCGTCGAGGGCGCCTGGGCTGCCGGTGACGTCTCGGCCGTTCCCGACCTGTCGGGCGGCGGCGTGGGCGGAATGTGCGTGCCGAACGCGCAGCACGCCGTTCGCCAGGCGAAGCTCCTCGCGAAGAACCTCGTCGCCGTGCTGCGCGGTGAGGAGCCCAAGGAGTACTTCCACAAGAACATGGGCGCGGTGGCCGGTCTCGGTCTCTACAACGGCGTCTTCCAGTCGGGCAAGATCGCTCTCAAGGGCTTCGTCGCCTGGGTGGCCCACCGGGGTTACCACGGCCTCGCGATGCCGACCTGGGAGCGCAAGTTCCGCGTCATCTGGGGCTGGTGGAACAACCTGTGGCTCGGCCGCGACCTCGTGAACCTGCAGACGGTGCAGAACCCGCGCTACGTCTTCGAGGAGTTCGCCGCACGTCCGCGCCCGGCGGCGGATGCCGCTCCCGCGGCGCCCAAGGCAGACGCACCGGCGAAGGCCGAGGAGAAGAAGCCCGAGCCTGCAGCCGCGAAGTAG